Proteins found in one Polymorphobacter fuscus genomic segment:
- a CDS encoding MBL fold metallo-hydrolase, with product MDLSRHPDAAAWGHLVRRTPLVRRLLAHNPSPFTYTGTGTFVVGAGGTVAVIDPGPADPAHVAALVAALRGETVSHIVITHTHMDHSPAAPALKAATGAMIVGCAPLALADDGPRADAGFDAGYAPDQVLADGDSVAGPGWTLTAVATPGHTSNHLCFALPEEKALFSGDHVMGWSTTVVAPPDGDMAAYMASLKKLLDRDDAIYHPTHGEPVTDPQRFVRGLITHRKQRETQILKLLGAGPQTIPAMVAVMYAMVDKGLHPAAGRSVLAHLIDLRNRGLVADTGAEWRLR from the coding sequence ATGGATCTGTCGCGACATCCGGATGCCGCCGCCTGGGGGCATCTCGTCCGCCGCACGCCGCTGGTGCGGCGGTTGCTGGCGCACAATCCGTCGCCGTTCACCTATACCGGCACCGGAACCTTCGTCGTCGGCGCCGGCGGCACCGTCGCGGTCATCGATCCGGGCCCTGCCGATCCGGCGCATGTCGCCGCGCTGGTCGCGGCCCTGCGCGGCGAGACCGTCAGCCACATCGTCATCACCCATACCCACATGGACCACAGCCCGGCGGCGCCGGCGCTGAAGGCCGCCACCGGCGCGATGATTGTCGGCTGCGCGCCGCTGGCACTCGCCGACGATGGCCCGCGCGCCGATGCCGGCTTCGATGCCGGCTATGCCCCCGACCAGGTGCTGGCGGACGGTGACAGCGTTGCGGGGCCGGGCTGGACGCTGACGGCGGTGGCGACGCCGGGCCATACCTCCAACCACCTCTGCTTCGCGCTGCCGGAGGAAAAGGCGCTGTTCAGCGGCGACCATGTCATGGGCTGGTCGACGACCGTCGTCGCGCCGCCGGATGGCGACATGGCGGCCTATATGGCCAGCCTGAAAAAGCTGCTCGACCGCGACGACGCCATCTACCACCCGACGCACGGCGAGCCGGTGACCGACCCGCAGCGCTTCGTCCGCGGCCTCATCACCCACCGCAAGCAGCGCGAGACGCAGATCCTGAAGCTGCTCGGCGCCGGCCCCCAGACGATCCCGGCGATGGTGGCGGTGATGTACGCCATGGTCGACAAGGGCCTCCACCCCGCCGCCGGCCGATCGGTGCTGGCCCATCTCATCGACCTGCGCAACCGCGGCCTGGTGGCGGATACCGGCGCCGAATGGCGCCTGCGCTGA